ACCATTCGCAAAACCAGCGAATATACCAACATGGTTGAGTTCCTTTTCAACATCATAAACCACTCCACCTCTGCCTTCCTTAAGTATCTGAAGCAGATTAACTACCAGACCAACCAAATTGAAAAAGATTTGGAGAAGTCGACAAAAAACAAGGAGCTGCACAAGCTCTTGCTCATGGAGAAGTGCCTAGTCTACTTTAATACATCACTTCGGTCGAACCTCATGCTAGTGAACAAGCTCAAAAACCCAAAGTATTTTCCATCGAGCAACATTCCGGAAGATATTGTGGAGGATATCACCATTGAAATAAATCAGGCACTACAGACCACCAACATCTACAGCGACATTTTGGCCGGCATGATGGACGCCTTTGCATCGGTTATCTCCAACAACTTGAACATCGTAATGAAGCAGCTCACCATCATTACCATCATCCTAATGATACCTACATTGGTTTCCAGCTTCTTTGGAATGAACGTGCCCAACATGTTTGAGAATAGCCACTTTGCCTTTGTGAGCATTCTTGCATTCTCTATTATTCTATCGGTTGTTGGCGTGCTGCTAATCCGCATAAAAAAGTGGATTTAGATGGTTGGCTAGTTGGCCGAAAAGCGTAAAATAGTGACATGTGAATAGTGAAAAATGTAGGGGCCCTGAGTCGGGAGATCGAAATTGTGCAGTAGCGCATCTTCAGCCAATGGCCTACCCTACAGCCTTTTCCCTAATAGTCTTACAACCTAAACCCCGAACTACCTACCATGCACCTTCTCGATATTCCTACCTTCATCATTCTACCAAAAACAAGGTAACCTAACGCAGATTCTGTTTCTAAAATCAATCTTTTGCTACATTTGCATGAGCAAAATTTGTTTATGGAAAAGAAAAAAATGCGTGTCGCCTTTATTTCAGTATTGGCAGCCATATTCTTAACCACCTTCAAAATAGTTATTGGAGTATTGACTGGCAGCTTGGGTATTCTTTCCGAAGCGCTGCACTCAACCCTTGACTTGGTTGCGGCCGTTATTAC
The Williamwhitmania sp. DNA segment above includes these coding regions:
- a CDS encoding magnesium transporter CorA family protein gives rise to the protein MEVAKMINYWQIIKNGLLPLQSFVNGSVINVVAPTADELNSLRTTFNISEDFLTDIMDIDERSRIEVEDDKIYIIYRVPFYNPENGIPYATMPLGIIISEEAFIVISQHGNDVLSEVFSRTIRKTSEYTNMVEFLFNIINHSTSAFLKYLKQINYQTNQIEKDLEKSTKNKELHKLLLMEKCLVYFNTSLRSNLMLVNKLKNPKYFPSSNIPEDIVEDITIEINQALQTTNIYSDILAGMMDAFASVISNNLNIVMKQLTIITIILMIPTLVSSFFGMNVPNMFENSHFAFVSILAFSIILSVVGVLLIRIKKWI